The genomic segment AGCGACAAGCTTGAACGGTCCTTGGGCGGCATCAAAGACATGGGCGGTTTGCCAGATATTCTGGTCGTGATCGACACCAATAAGGAAGGCATCGCCGTTGCCGAAGCCAACAAGTTGGGTATTCCCATCGTTGCTGTGATCGACAGCAACTCCAGCCCTCGCGGAATCGATTACCCGGTACCGGGTAATGATGACGCCATCCGCGCGATCTCGCTGTATTGCGACTTGATGGTCGGTTCTGCGCTTGATGGTATTCAAGAAGAGATGACCGATGCAGGTGTCGATTTGGGTGCAAGCGAAGAAGCGCCCGCCGAAGCATTGCCCAAAGAAGGTGTTGCTGAAGCTGCTGCAGAAGAAGCCAAGCCGGAAGCTGCAGCAGAAGAAGCGAAACCTGAAGAGGCACCAGCTGAAGAAGACAAGCCTGTAGAGGTTAAACCTGAAGACGCTGAGGCTGCTCCCGCATCTGAATAAAAATTGAAAATAATGTGTATTTTCAACGTATAAAAACCTTCTCTTATGAAAGAGGATTAAAATGGCACAGATAACAGCCGCGCTTGTTAAGGACCTTCGCGAGAAGACCGGCGTGGGAATGATGGATTGCAAAAAAGCTCTCGGCGAAACCGATGGGGATCTAGAGGCAGCAGTTGATTGGCTGCGCACCAAGGGACTGGCATCGGCCGCTAAGAAGGCGGGTCGGATTGCCTCTGAGGGTCTTGTCGGCATGGCTGTCGATGGCACCAAAGGGGCGATGGTTGAAGTCAATTCCGAAACCGACTTTGTCGCTCGTAACGAGACCTTTCAGAACTTCGTTTCGACGTGTGCCAAGCTGGCACTGACGACAGGGGATGATATGGATGCCCTTAAGGCTTCTGATTTCCCTGGAAGCGATCGCACGGTCGAAGACGAATTGACCAACATGATCTCCACCATTGGAGAGAACATGAACCTTCGCCGGGTTGAGACCGTATCGGTGAATTCCGGCGCGGTCATTTCCTACATGCACAACGCCATCGGCGACGGCATCGGCAAGATTGGTGTTTTGGTTGGTTTGGAATCCGATGCTGACGGTGCTGCTTTAGAAGGCACAGGCAAGCAATTGGCGATGCACGTGGCAGCGGCCAACCCGCAATCGATCAGCCGGGATGATCTTGATCCTGATCTGGTTCAGCGTGAACGCGATGTTTTGAGCCAGCAGGCCCGCGACAGCGGTAAGCCAGAGAACATCATCGAAAAAATGGTCGAAGGCCGGATGCGTAAATTCTACGAAGAATCTTGCTTGGTTGATCAGACCTTTGTCATTGATGGCGAAAGCACGGTCGGTAAAGTTATCGAACAAGCGGGCAGCGATGCCGGTGGTTCGATCAGTGTTGCCAAGTTCGTTCGTTATTCCCTGGGTGAAGGCTTGGAGAAGAAGGATGAAGACTTCGCCGCCGAAGTCGCAGCTGTAAGCGGCGGTTGATTAATTTGGGTTTGTCCCCGATTCGCCCGGTTTTTGGGCGGGTTCGGGGTTGTGGGTAATTTTTCATCCCCGGAATTAGCTCTGAAACCCATAGTAGGAGGGAGCTTCGGGGGCTTTGCGTTCCTCTAGTTGTTTGCCTTCATGAACGGCTTTAACATCCGTTAACTGTAATTGGGGGCTCTGCGGGTAATCCTTATGGCATCCGAGCCGAAATACCGCCGCGTTTTATTAAAACTCTCCGGTGAAGCCCTGATGGGGCCAAAGGACTTCGGACTCGATTCCGGAACCGTTGATCGTATTACCGATGAAATCAAAGCCGTGCACGAGATGGGAGTTCAGGTCTCTCTGGTGATTGGCGCTGGAAATATCTTTCGCGGCGTTTCAGAGGCTGCTGAGAGTATTGAGCGTACCAGTGCCGATTATATGGGGATGCTGGCCACAGTGATGAATGCGCTGGCGGTCCAGAGCATGCTGGAAAGTAAAGGTGTTGAGACCCGGGTTCAGTCAGCCATTCCAATGGCGACGGTGTGCGAACCGTATATTCGGCGCCGTGCGGTTCGGCATATGGAGCGCGGGCGGCTGGTTATCTTTGCGGGTGGTACCGGTAATCCTTTTTTCACCACTGATACGGCCGCTGCTTTACGCGCCGTTGAAATGGGCTGCGACGGTCTTTTGAAGGGGACACAGGTCGATGGTGTCTATAGCGCTGATCCAAAAAAAGTCGCAGATGCTGAACGTTATGATTCACTTTCCTATCAAGACGTGATATCCCGCGACTTGAGAGTCATGGATACGTCGGCGATTGCGTTGGCGCGTGAGAATGATTTACCGATTTTGGTATTTTCCATTCACACGCCGGGCGCATTTGCTGAAATCGTCCATGGCGGCGGAACGTATACAATAATTCAGTAGGGGGCGGGGACCGTGGCGGATACAAATTTTGCTAAGACGAAAGCTGACCTGCAACGTAGGATGGATGGTGCGGTGGAAGTGTTACACCAGGAATTCGCCGGCCTGCGAACTGGACGCGCCTCAATCAGCTTGCTTGAACCCATAACCGTCGATGCTTACGGATCGAACATGCCAATGAACCAAGTCGGCACGGTCAGCGTTCCTGAACCTCGGTTGTTGACCGTTCAAGTCTGGGACAAAGGGTTGGTCAAGGCTGTCGAAAAAGCAATCATGGAATCCGGTCTTGGTTTAAATCCAGCGACCGAAGGCCAACTGATCCGCGTGCCAATCCCCCCGTTGACGGAAGAGCGTCGCGTCGAATTGACGAAGGTCGCCGGAAAATATGCCGAAGAAGCGCGGATTGCGGTTCGAAATGTCCGACGACACGGCATGGACGATCTTAAGAAAGGCGAAAAAGACGGCGATATTTCTAAGGATGAGCACCACGACTATAGTCAGGAAATTCAGACTTTGACGGACAGCATCATCAAGAATATTGACGAAACTTTGGCGAACAAAGAAAAGGAAATTATGCAGGTATGACCCTGGTTTCGGCAGCTAAATTAAAAATTTCAGGCGGTGTGCAAGCGCCGACGCATGTTGCCATCATCATGGATGGAAATGGACGTTGGGCGAAAGCACGCAATCTCCCTCGGATCGCTGGCCATAAGCGGGGGGCTGAGACAGTTAAGACGATCGTGCGTGCTGCTGCGGATTTAGGCGTGTCTTATTTGACGCTTTATGGTTTCTCATCAGAAAATTGGAACCGGCCCGAGGACGAAGTGAGGGGCTTGATGGGACTGCTAAGGTTCTATTTACGGAATGAAATTAATTACTTACACAAAAATGGAGTGCGCCTTCTAATAATTGGGGATCGGGATCGTTTGGATGACGATATCGTAAACTTAATAGAGGATGCTGAGGCGCAAACAGCTAAAAATACGGCCATTACGTTGGCCATCGCGTTGAGTTACGGGGGTCGCTCTGAAATCACCCGGGCTGCGCGCATATTAGCGACACGGGTGGCAGCGGGTGACATTAGCCCAGCTGATATTGACGAGGGGGCATTGGAAGAGAGTTTGTTAACGTCGGGATTTCCCGACCCGGACCTACTCATTCGGACCAGCGGCGAAAAGCGCATCAGTAATTTTCTGTTGTGGCAGACGGCTTATTCAGAGCTGATATTCGTCGATACACTGTGGCCGGACTTTTCCAAGGAAGATTTAGAAAACGCTCTCATCGAGTTCCAGGGACGAGAGCGGCGCTATGGCACCATCAGCCGGTAAGGACCTCTCAAACTTAACTTTAAGAATTATTTCCGCATTGGTATTGGCCCCTGTGGTATTGGCTGCGGCCTATGTCGGCGACGGTTTCTTTCTCTTCCTCGTCGGCATTGTCGTCTACCTTCTTGGTTTGGAATGGGCCTCAATCAGTATAGGCCGTATGTTTGGCTTTGTTCCCGCAATGGTGTGCGCGGGGCTCATTGGCTCAGTAGCCTTTGTCGGACTGGGGCATCCCGAAACCGCATTTATAGCGCTTGCCGTCTCAGTAGCGATCGTATCGATTAACCCCACAAATTCCCCGGGGCCGTCTGGTAGAAGAGGATGGCTGGCGTTTGGGGTGATCTTTATTGGTACTTCGTTTGTGGCATTGCTGCTCATGCGAGCTGATAATCAATTGGGTCGAAATTTCATATTCTGGTTATTTGCGGTTGTTTGGTCTTCGGACACAGGGGCGTATGTATTTGGTAGGGCCATCGGCGGTCCAAAATTGGCACCAAATATTAGTCCAAAAAAAACCTGGGCCGGGTTTTATGGTGGCTTGGCGAGTTCAGCCCTTGCCGGGGCTTGCACCGCGGTTCTTTTGGAGGGGCCGAGCATCTTAGGGCTTGCGGTGTTTAGTGCTGTGGTTGGTTTTACGGCGCAGATGGGAGATTTATTGGAATCCTGGTTTAAGCGGAAGTTTTCGGTTAAAGACTCAGGTAAGATAATTCCCGGCCACGGTGGCTTGTTTGACCGAGTTGATGGCCTGATGACTGCGGTGCTATTTTGTGCCGCCGTGTGGGGACTAGAAAAAGATTGGATTGCGAGATGGCTCTAACCCAGACGGCTCCCGAAATTGAGGCGGCTCCGGAAATTGAGACCGCACCGCGACATGTGACAGTTTTAGGGTCGACAGGATCGGTTGGTGCGAACACCATTGACCTCATTCGGCGCAATCCTGGCCAATTCGTTGTTGAGGCATTGACCGCGAATAGCAACGTCAAGGCGTTGGCGGAGCAAGCCAAAGAATTTGGCGCAGCGCTCGCGGTGGTTGCCGACCCAAACTACTATCAGGACTTAAAAGACGCACTGGCGGGTACCGACATTGAAGCTGCCGCGGGGCCTGACGCTCTTTTAGAGGCCGCGGCCCGTCCCGCTGATTGGGTAATGGCCAGTATTGTCGGCACGGCAGGTCTGCCGCCGACATTGGAAGCTGTCAGGCGGGGGGCTGTAATTGGCCTCGCCAACAAAGAATGCTTGGTGTCGGCAGGCGATTTCATGCTGCGCGAGATCGAAAAACATGGCGCGACCATGCTGCCGGTGGATTCAGAGCATAACGCGATATTCCAAGTTTTAGACTTTGATCATCCT from the Rhodospirillaceae bacterium genome contains:
- the rpsB gene encoding 30S ribosomal protein S2; this translates as MALPSFTMRQLLEAGVHFGHTTRRWNPEMGPFLFGSRNGIHIIDLQQTVPLLHRGMQAVRDVVKAGGRVLFVGTKRQASSRVADAAKRSGQYYVNHRWLGGMMTNWDTISKSIRRLKELEILLADEQVQGLTKKELLKLTRESDKLERSLGGIKDMGGLPDILVVIDTNKEGIAVAEANKLGIPIVAVIDSNSSPRGIDYPVPGNDDAIRAISLYCDLMVGSALDGIQEEMTDAGVDLGASEEAPAEALPKEGVAEAAAEEAKPEAAAEEAKPEEAPAEEDKPVEVKPEDAEAAPASE
- a CDS encoding elongation factor Ts; its protein translation is MAQITAALVKDLREKTGVGMMDCKKALGETDGDLEAAVDWLRTKGLASAAKKAGRIASEGLVGMAVDGTKGAMVEVNSETDFVARNETFQNFVSTCAKLALTTGDDMDALKASDFPGSDRTVEDELTNMISTIGENMNLRRVETVSVNSGAVISYMHNAIGDGIGKIGVLVGLESDADGAALEGTGKQLAMHVAAANPQSISRDDLDPDLVQRERDVLSQQARDSGKPENIIEKMVEGRMRKFYEESCLVDQTFVIDGESTVGKVIEQAGSDAGGSISVAKFVRYSLGEGLEKKDEDFAAEVAAVSGG
- a CDS encoding UMP kinase, with the protein product MASEPKYRRVLLKLSGEALMGPKDFGLDSGTVDRITDEIKAVHEMGVQVSLVIGAGNIFRGVSEAAESIERTSADYMGMLATVMNALAVQSMLESKGVETRVQSAIPMATVCEPYIRRRAVRHMERGRLVIFAGGTGNPFFTTDTAAALRAVEMGCDGLLKGTQVDGVYSADPKKVADAERYDSLSYQDVISRDLRVMDTSAIALARENDLPILVFSIHTPGAFAEIVHGGGTYTIIQ
- the frr gene encoding ribosome recycling factor translates to MADTNFAKTKADLQRRMDGAVEVLHQEFAGLRTGRASISLLEPITVDAYGSNMPMNQVGTVSVPEPRLLTVQVWDKGLVKAVEKAIMESGLGLNPATEGQLIRVPIPPLTEERRVELTKVAGKYAEEARIAVRNVRRHGMDDLKKGEKDGDISKDEHHDYSQEIQTLTDSIIKNIDETLANKEKEIMQV
- a CDS encoding isoprenyl transferase, yielding MTLVSAAKLKISGGVQAPTHVAIIMDGNGRWAKARNLPRIAGHKRGAETVKTIVRAAADLGVSYLTLYGFSSENWNRPEDEVRGLMGLLRFYLRNEINYLHKNGVRLLIIGDRDRLDDDIVNLIEDAEAQTAKNTAITLAIALSYGGRSEITRAARILATRVAAGDISPADIDEGALEESLLTSGFPDPDLLIRTSGEKRISNFLLWQTAYSELIFVDTLWPDFSKEDLENALIEFQGRERRYGTISR
- a CDS encoding phosphatidate cytidylyltransferase, producing the protein MAPSAGKDLSNLTLRIISALVLAPVVLAAAYVGDGFFLFLVGIVVYLLGLEWASISIGRMFGFVPAMVCAGLIGSVAFVGLGHPETAFIALAVSVAIVSINPTNSPGPSGRRGWLAFGVIFIGTSFVALLLMRADNQLGRNFIFWLFAVVWSSDTGAYVFGRAIGGPKLAPNISPKKTWAGFYGGLASSALAGACTAVLLEGPSILGLAVFSAVVGFTAQMGDLLESWFKRKFSVKDSGKIIPGHGGLFDRVDGLMTAVLFCAAVWGLEKDWIARWL